Part of the Nicotiana sylvestris chromosome 2, ASM39365v2, whole genome shotgun sequence genome, ATCTTTAATACTAAAAGTTTTTATCAAAACACTATTCCATATGATAATAGTATTATTAATCACTAACACATTTTTCACGAAAAATGTTTTTGATCCACGATCAAACGCCAGAGAAAATGACTTCCATCGTACTATTAGGACATCTTTTCTATGACAATGGTGCCCGAACCAACTTGCGCACCTCACTATTCTATTAGAAACCTGCTGTCTCCCACCAAcatatatatggtaactttaccCACCAAAGCTATACAGGAAGAAACTACATTGTGTTTTTTTAATCTGTGGTCTCCAAGGTTTGCCCCACTTGATTGACCACAACCTCGGGTGCACTACTAGGGCAAATTATAGGAGAACCATTAAATAAAAcagagaaataaagaaagaaagggatatatatatacttacgagAATCTGAGAAACAATGAGGGGTTGGCCAAGAGGTTTGAGAAGTGATTGGATAATGCGAGTGAAAACAGAAATGAGAGAAAGCTGTAATAAGAGAGCAGGAACAGAGTAATCAAGAGGATCATCACCAACAAATAAACCTTTGGAATTGATCTGATTGAATGAAGTACAAACTAAATTGGCTCTTAAAGCCAGGGCATTGCTCATGTTTGAAACCCAATTAAGGGGCTTTAATTTcagccctatatatatatatatatattgtgattTCTTGATCTTTAGTTTTGCATAATGATCATCATTATTGTAAAGAGAAAATtatttgtttcattttgttaAAGATACAAAAAGAGAGAGAATTAGGGGTAGAGGCAATGGCTTAGCACAGAAGGGTGGGAACCCCCACCCCGTCTTAGAGAATGGGAAAGATGAATGGAGGAGCATGAAAAGTGGAGGTAAATGACAATTAATACGTACTACTTTCCAAATTATATGACATTTTCTTGTTGTTGTTTTTTATTTTCATATTGTTATCACTTTATGTTAGTTTTTTCGCTTCGAttatgttgttttttttttggtttctcgcCCGGTATCGATATTCGCATTGGAGCCTGACTATATTCGGATTCGCGCCGCGTAGGGCCCCATTCGGGGGAAAGCGCTCCCTACAAGGATTTTTTCATACCCagggctcgaactcgagacctctaGTTAAGGgaagagcagtaccatccactgcaccacatcctttggtggtgATTATGTTGTTATCTTGCTGGTGTTGGTGCTTATTGCTATTGcttctttgtttttcattttttctagcTAGGGTCTAGTGAAGACAGTATCTCTACCTCCTCAATGTTGGGATAAAGCCTGCGTATAcattaccctctccagaccctgTTTGTGATGatcttgttattgttgttgtaatacTACTCCctttgttccagtttatgtgatcttatttcctttttagtccgttccaaaaaaaatgaaccctttctaaatttggtaacaatttagcttaaacttacaattctacccttaatgagaagctttcataaccacacaaatattctggacccttttttgacttgtttaggaccacaaattccaaaaatcttcattttttcttaatatTCGTGtacagtcaaacaggttcacgtAAATTAGAAGGGAGTATAAGATTCTCACTTTTCCATGGAAAcaaattaaattaataatattaaacTTTTTATGCGACTCTATCAACCTAACTTTTCAACTGCTACTTCATATTTTCCTTCACTACCACAAATATAACACTCTATGTAATTGATATTGACATCTTCAATTCTACGTTTCATTCTAGTACCGTCTATGACACAGTAATGATTTTGGCAAAAAATAAATTCCTTTTTGCAGTTTTATGCTACAGGTTATTTGGTAATTAAATTGCATATTATGCTGATTATACAGTTGATATAGTCTCTTTCAGTAATTTGCCAttgtagcatctatgcatctaTGAATGCTCGGTAAAAAATATTCATACAAGGTCCGGGGAAAGGCAGCACCCCAAATGGTATTGATGTAACCAAATGCATAGTGGTTGTTTCCACGACtcaaacccgtgacctataggtcacacaaagacaactttaccgttgctccaagacTCCTCTTCTAAAAGTTGTTAAGAATAGTTTTGCTTATTTTCTGTTGTTTCTTCAGTAACCAATAAATGGTTGCAACTCAAAGCTGGAGAGGAAAATAAACCAACTTTGAATTTGATTATACTTTGTCCATCTTAACTGGAGTGGGTTCAACATGATTTCATTTAACTTGTCTATTATCCAATTTTACTTCTTTGCACCCCTCAACTAATGAACAAACATGTCAAAACAGAAGTATACAaagaatcaaagaatatttgccCCTAATGAAATGAAACCATTTACAGGCTACTCACCAccattgatgaactagaacaccTCTCTCTCTAAGAGAAGAAAAAAGCTCCAAACAATGTGCATATGTCTTCTCATATTTAGGACTCCTTTTACCAGGACAACACTTTTGCCATCTACTATAATGACATTCAAGAAACAACTCATCAATCAAACATATTGCACCAGTCTCAATCAACCTTGGTATCAAGTGAAACTCAGTCCCTTCAACATCCATTTTCACAACCAAATAATCCCTTTCTTCAGCCAAACTCATCAACCATAATGCAAAATCAAACCCCTTAATCGTATCCAAATCCCCCACGAAATTCAACGACGATTGTGCTGATTGTACTCTCCCCATCCCTCGACCCTTCTCCACGTTCTTCTTCCTACTCGGCTCTCTACTTATCTCGAAAAACAACGTCTCGTTCCTCAACCAAGCTGCATATGGCAAAAGATTAACTCCCTTTTTACTATACTCGTCGTGAAATTCCCTATCAGCTTCAATCGCGTATACCTCGAATTTCTTGTTCTGTTTCGGATACTGTTTGTTGAACCAACTACCAATGCTTGAACTATAACTCCTTGCTCCAACATCAACATAAATGTACCTATTTTTAAAGCTTATATCAACCATTGAAGACAAATACTTCAGATTCCTAAAGTTCCTCTTCAATGTTATCCATGGTTTTATTGGCTCTTCCTCAATTAAAGGCTCCAATTTTCGAATTAATTCTCTTTTATACCCTGAAACAACACAGTCATTACTCATTTTCTCGAAATCAATACACCTATTTTTGTTACATCGGGCCATAGGTTCCAATCCTGTCACCTTTACTTTTTCGAAAATAACTTCGCGAATCAAAGGCTGCCACGTGTCAAAACCGTCAATTTCACGTAACCTTATCAATTTGAAAGAATCGAACAATTGAATCAACGAATCGAGACTGTAATTATCTTTCGTTATTGTGTGAATAACGAAAAAACCACCAGGTTTTAGAGTTCTAGAAACTTCTTTAGCAAACTCAACTGGCTTCGTCGATTTTTCGAGAACTCCGTCGGCAGCGTACTCAAAATCGAAAGTGTTCTCATCGAACCGCTGGCGAATAGCGTAACCGTGACGAATCAACGGCGAGGACGATTTGTTGAAAATTCCGATCGAATCGACGACTCCGACGTCGATCAACGCCGCGACGTCTTGGCCGGTTATGGTTTCGATGCACAGAGACTTGGAATTAGGAGAAAGGAAGCCGTCAGCGATGAGATCTTGGAACACGGAGTAGTAGTAGTTCCTGACGCCGGTGCCAGAATCCGGTAACTCGCCGTAGATGGAGATGGAGTTAGGGTTTAAGCTTTCCGGCAAGAAGCAGAAGTCGCTGGAGTTACATGATTTGCCGCCTTTGACAGTGAAGACGTAAGCAAAACGAGCGAGGAAAACGAGAACCACGAAAGAGACGAGTCGCACCAGAATATTTCCCAGGAAGTTTGGTTTAAGTGTGAACGCCTCCATTGAAGCATCGAATGAGCTCGACGTTGGCGCCAAGTCGATATTATTGAAATTATGTTAAGAGTTTATTTTTTGTGGTTTAGCGAACCCATTATAAGCATTCAATTTGGGCCTTAAAATTAAACTCATTAGTCTTTGGGTGATTTGCACAAATAGGATACTTTGGTGCCACTTTTAATTTTTTGATCCCGCTTATTCCATGAGTAAGATTTTAAATATAAGAAGATATTACATATTTACGGTGAGGTAAGTGGGGGCCAAAAAATTAAGACCATCCATTTTTAAGTTCATTGAATGTAATTTACTATTAGACTTTTGAGGAATTTATGTATGGGTTATTATAATTAGGGGAAGTGACATATTCTACCGGttgattaaaaataattatatctgctacaaatatataaaaaatatttattttgtcgCCCATTATTTTTGGGAGCGGCCATAATAagtaatttttctttttaataattaCCCTTATTTACCTACTTTTAAACTAGTTACAAAAGATACCCAATTCACCAAAATTATACTCCTTAAATCACAGAAGATCCATTTTCTTTTCTAATCTCTCTCGCCATCTTCTCCGTTCATACCCCTAAATCTCTTCCTTCTtttaatctctctctctctcatgtGTATTTTGAAATATGTTCCTATTGAAATTTATTGGATGTTGTTTTTTGATGTGTAAATTGTGATGTTAGATTTACCATTAAAGGATCTTGAAGCTTGAATTATTTTTTGGTAATAACTGTGAATATTACCATAACAACCCAAATACTTTACATCCTAAAAGCATCAAGTGTACTAGCTTGTCCCAATACAACCAAATCTAAAAAAAATCCTTCTAAATATAGAACTTCATCCACtacgaaagaaaagaaaaatcaattgACCTATAAACTAACTACACAATCGGTGTATCAACAATGGATATTGTCTAGCTCTTCTGGACTCTACATATATGCTCAATCTTTCTGCGAGCTTCTTCTTTATTTGGCCGACACAGAATTCCATGTTCAGGTTGATTTGTCTACAAATTCTCCAATTCCTAGCTTGCCAGGTATGATATACTATTGCTCCTATTATTGCTATTGCTACTTCCTTCCTGAATTGCTTCCAATGCCTCCTTCTAATCCATTGTAATATCTCAGGTATTGCCATGTCTGGTAATTTGATGTCAACCCAACTTGCCAATGCATCTCTCATATTTTTTACCCAGCAGCAGTCCCAAAACAGATGTTATTGAGTCTCTAATACTCCCAAGTTACACATGCAACACTAAGCATCTCTTGTGATAGGAATGTGCATTTGTAGCAGTCTCCCATTCGTTTGCAATTTTTGTTGATTTGCTAACCATAACACAAATCTGTTCCTGGGTAGCATCACTCTACTCCATATCAAATTCATTTCCCAACTTCTTGACATATGCCCTAACATTGCATTGTAACTGCTAGAAATAGAATAAGCTCCATTACTAATCAAAATGCATGTGTTTCCATTGTACCATTGAGTCATGCTATGT contains:
- the LOC104230131 gene encoding uncharacterized protein, which gives rise to MEAFTLKPNFLGNILVRLVSFVVLVFLARFAYVFTVKGGKSCNSSDFCFLPESLNPNSISIYGELPDSGTGVRNYYYSVFQDLIADGFLSPNSKSLCIETITGQDVAALIDVGVVDSIGIFNKSSSPLIRHGYAIRQRFDENTFDFEYAADGVLEKSTKPVEFAKEVSRTLKPGGFFVIHTITKDNYSLDSLIQLFDSFKLIRLREIDGFDTWQPLIREVIFEKVKVTGLEPMARCNKNRCIDFEKMSNDCVVSGYKRELIRKLEPLIEEEPIKPWITLKRNFRNLKYLSSMVDISFKNRYIYVDVGARSYSSSIGSWFNKQYPKQNKKFEVYAIEADREFHDEYSKKGVNLLPYAAWLRNETLFFEISREPSRKKNVEKGRGMGRVQSAQSSLNFVGDLDTIKGFDFALWLMSLAEERDYLVVKMDVEGTEFHLIPRLIETGAICLIDELFLECHYSRWQKCCPGKRSPKYEKTYAHCLELFSSLRERGVLVHQWW